The following proteins come from a genomic window of Proteinivorax hydrogeniformans:
- a CDS encoding DUF2975 domain-containing protein: MNKFLLGALNGLLVLTSMIVLALCIFVLPNMADVTVELFPEADYLKYPILVGIYLTCIPFYAGIFQTFKLLNLIQKESAFTEKAAKSLGIISYCAGAVIAAYIAGTLYLGLQNALPPGVIMLGFTIIFTSFVIALFALVLKLLLIKVIAIKKENDLVI, from the coding sequence ATGAATAAGTTTTTGTTGGGGGCTTTAAATGGGTTGCTAGTGTTAACTAGTATGATTGTGCTTGCATTATGTATATTTGTTTTGCCGAATATGGCAGACGTTACAGTGGAGCTTTTTCCAGAAGCTGACTACTTGAAGTATCCGATTTTGGTTGGGATTTATTTAACCTGTATACCTTTTTATGCAGGGATATTCCAAACATTTAAGTTGTTAAATTTAATTCAAAAAGAAAGTGCATTCACCGAGAAGGCGGCAAAGTCGCTGGGCATAATTAGCTACTGTGCTGGTGCTGTTATCGCAGCTTACATTGCTGGAACATTATATCTTGGCTTACAAAATGCCTTGCCGCCAGGTGTAATAATGCTAGGGTTTACAATTATTTTTACTTCCTTTGTTATAGCGCTATTTGCATTAGTGCTAAAATTGTTATTAATTAAGGTGATAGCAATTAAAAAAGAAAATGACCTTGTGATATAG